One window of Oncorhynchus clarkii lewisi isolate Uvic-CL-2024 unplaced genomic scaffold, UVic_Ocla_1.0 unplaced_contig_1577_pilon_pilon, whole genome shotgun sequence genomic DNA carries:
- the LOC139394357 gene encoding galectin-1-like, with translation MAKTMVLELKNVKLRAGDQLKVEGRILPEAKGFQIELGCDEDHLALHFNPRFEDDTDGAVLVCNSKIDGCWGHEEREKHSDLQRGSTVKIVLKLTGDVFEVEMPNGHEIKFLNRTVLDVITYVRVRGDLKLTAFKIY, from the exons ATGGCAAAGACAATG GTACTTGAGCTGAAGAATGTGAAGCTGAGAGCTGGAGACCAGTTGAAAGTGGAGGGGAGGATTCTGCCTGAGGCGAAGGG GTTCCAGATAGAACTGGGCTGTGACGAAGATCACCTGGCACTGCACTTCAACCCACGTTTTGAGGATGACACGGACGGTGCTGTGCTTGTGTGCAACTCAAAGATTGACGGCTGCTGGGGtcacgaggagagagagaaacacagtgacctccaaaGGGGTTCTACTGTCAAG aTTGTCCTGAAGCTGACCGGAGACGTGTTTGAAGTGGAGATGCCTAATGGGCATGAGATCAAATTCCTCAACCGTACCGTCCTGGACGTCATTACCTACGTTCGTGTCAGAGGAGACTTAAAGCTCACCGCCTTTAAGATCTACTAA